The Deltaproteobacteria bacterium genome contains a region encoding:
- a CDS encoding lipid A deacylase LpxR family protein: MMVNLLLNVPAHINLRKIGKIVFLVIPLCLQASVASPEESNKNSSTIQNCQPEDEIGFRGFTARLENDTFTNTDQNYTNGLAVTAVSHDIGDSLKTECLPLPLRLHSKFIKALTPGFWTHPDGTTSTYNVVVKLGQAIFTPKDFSSRDLILNDRPYAGLLYVGMSWNQRSKNPEMNLEILDTREITLGIIGPWSLAKEAQDAVHDATTVPKFYGWSHQLNNEPAIQLAMDKKFKSYQGDYAFAPGFSGDYISSLGVRLGNIETSVTLGIEGRLGLNLPNDFGSYTIRPGAENRPPSTASPAGRSNGAFGPQSGVHLFSILETKLVARDFSLDGNLFSSSHHVTRRPWVAFAAIGVSLHTIMLKRGYKLALMQAYHTFEFEEQEANHAYGSVALSMEF, encoded by the coding sequence ATGATGGTAAACCTCCTGTTAAATGTGCCCGCCCATATTAATCTGCGTAAAATTGGAAAAATTGTATTTCTAGTGATCCCGCTCTGTCTTCAGGCCTCAGTTGCCAGCCCGGAAGAATCCAATAAAAACAGCTCAACTATCCAGAACTGTCAGCCTGAGGATGAAATAGGGTTTCGGGGATTCACGGCGAGATTGGAAAATGATACCTTTACCAATACCGATCAGAACTACACCAATGGTTTGGCCGTCACGGCAGTATCGCATGATATCGGCGATAGCCTTAAAACTGAATGCCTGCCCCTGCCATTGCGATTGCATTCAAAATTCATCAAGGCTCTGACTCCGGGTTTTTGGACGCATCCTGATGGCACAACTTCCACATACAATGTGGTTGTCAAGCTCGGTCAGGCTATATTCACACCAAAAGATTTCTCAAGCAGAGATCTAATATTAAACGATCGGCCTTATGCTGGCCTGTTGTATGTTGGAATGTCATGGAACCAACGCAGTAAAAATCCTGAAATGAATTTAGAAATACTCGACACGCGTGAAATTACTCTGGGGATTATAGGACCCTGGTCACTTGCTAAAGAAGCCCAGGATGCTGTTCACGATGCCACTACTGTCCCAAAATTTTACGGCTGGAGTCACCAATTGAACAACGAACCTGCCATACAGCTTGCGATGGATAAAAAATTTAAAAGTTATCAAGGGGATTACGCTTTCGCCCCCGGTTTCTCTGGCGATTATATATCTTCTCTTGGTGTACGCCTAGGTAATATTGAAACGTCCGTTACATTAGGTATCGAAGGCCGTCTCGGTTTGAATCTTCCGAACGACTTCGGCAGTTATACGATTCGCCCCGGCGCCGAAAATCGTCCACCATCCACAGCTTCTCCGGCCGGCCGTTCAAATGGAGCTTTTGGTCCACAATCTGGTGTTCACCTTTTCAGCATTCTGGAAACCAAACTCGTCGCGCGTGATTTCTCGCTTGACGGTAACCTTTTTAGTTCAAGCCATCATGTCACACGCCGTCCGTGGGTGGCCTTTGCTGCGATCGGCGTAAGCCTTCATACCATCATGTTGAAACGTGGCTACAAATTAGCGCTAATGCAGGCCTATCATACATTCGAGTTTGAGGAACAGGAGGCTAATCATGCTTATGGCTCAGTGGCTCTAAGCATGGAATTCTAG
- a CDS encoding TIGR00730 family Rossman fold protein, whose product MSKEWLDDQYQQRVKKIIEDPSYCLAYEDTELMADEDLRAVRLQLELLKPENYLQRHHINSTVVVFGSARIPSPEQAQSILEAIEEQVRHRPDDEKINLAKSRACRDLRQSKYYEEARRFAQIISERFQIEGRRDFVVVTGGGPGIMEAANRGAFEANGRSIGFNITLPNEQTPNSFITPGLCFQFRYFGLRKMHFLLRAVALVAFPGGYGTLDELFEVLTLMQTGKMQRVPIVLVGKTFWQRAVDFSFFLEEGFVNEKDINLFTIVDTAEEIVTKIHEFYDGKPPVKCARPY is encoded by the coding sequence ATGAGTAAGGAATGGCTTGATGACCAATATCAACAACGGGTAAAAAAAATTATAGAGGACCCCTCTTATTGCCTAGCCTACGAAGACACAGAACTCATGGCCGATGAGGATTTGCGAGCAGTGCGACTTCAGCTCGAACTTTTAAAGCCAGAAAACTATCTTCAACGTCATCATATCAATTCCACAGTGGTTGTATTCGGCAGCGCACGAATACCGTCCCCAGAACAAGCTCAATCAATACTGGAAGCGATCGAGGAGCAGGTACGGCATAGACCTGACGACGAAAAAATAAATTTAGCAAAATCTCGTGCGTGTCGCGATTTACGTCAATCAAAATATTATGAAGAGGCACGCCGTTTTGCACAGATTATTTCTGAGCGGTTCCAAATAGAGGGCCGAAGAGATTTTGTAGTGGTAACTGGCGGTGGTCCCGGCATTATGGAAGCCGCTAATCGCGGCGCCTTTGAAGCTAACGGTCGTAGCATTGGATTTAATATAACCTTGCCAAATGAACAGACCCCAAATTCCTTCATCACGCCTGGCCTATGTTTTCAATTCCGTTACTTTGGATTACGCAAAATGCACTTCTTGCTGCGAGCCGTAGCACTTGTGGCATTTCCAGGTGGCTATGGCACTTTAGATGAATTATTCGAAGTTCTCACACTTATGCAGACTGGTAAAATGCAACGGGTTCCAATCGTGCTTGTTGGCAAGACGTTCTGGCAGCGAGCCGTAGATTTTTCATTTTTTCTTGAAGAAGGTTTTGTTAATGAAAAGGATATTAATCTTTTTACAATTGTCGATACCGCTGAAGAAATCGTTACGAAAATCCATGAGTTTTATGATGGTAAACCTCCTGTTAAATGTGCCCGCCCATATTAA
- a CDS encoding metallophosphoesterase, translated as MKNKSHNIFLLIVIALFIFTSIFIACAPLQDSPFSEELLRTERDLNKKSLDRILNIEIDGKIRIAIFTDSHLNYKELDQIIFQINQTANLDFNVNLGDFTNSGYNMEYNQFLDSFVGLNGPTLSVTGNHDALGAGPVLFRKAFGDSNYWFESDTKRFIFFHSAVPEDSEGFKPDWLKKSVDESVKPVIIFSHAQLRDSERFTGNVAQMFSDIVASPKVILILNGHNHIFDLTTDSGTAMLQAPSTDGSEWLLIEIQGTNASITKMKTGEIVSVTLKN; from the coding sequence ATGAAAAATAAATCGCATAATATCTTCTTACTCATTGTGATTGCACTCTTTATATTCACATCTATTTTTATTGCGTGTGCGCCGCTTCAGGATTCGCCTTTTTCGGAAGAACTGCTGCGTACAGAACGAGATTTAAATAAAAAATCTTTGGATCGTATATTAAACATCGAGATCGACGGAAAGATTCGCATAGCTATTTTCACCGATTCTCATCTGAATTACAAAGAGCTCGATCAGATTATTTTTCAGATTAATCAAACCGCAAATCTGGATTTTAACGTAAATTTAGGGGACTTTACAAATAGCGGCTACAATATGGAATATAATCAATTTCTAGATTCTTTCGTCGGTTTAAATGGGCCAACCCTGAGTGTAACCGGCAACCATGATGCGCTCGGAGCGGGGCCTGTCTTATTTAGAAAAGCCTTTGGTGACAGCAATTATTGGTTCGAATCCGATACAAAAAGATTTATCTTTTTTCACTCCGCTGTTCCGGAAGATTCTGAGGGATTTAAACCTGATTGGCTAAAAAAATCTGTAGATGAATCAGTCAAACCCGTGATCATTTTTTCGCATGCACAATTACGCGATTCCGAGCGATTCACTGGAAATGTTGCGCAAATGTTCTCTGATATTGTCGCAAGCCCAAAGGTGATTCTGATTTTAAATGGTCACAATCATATTTTTGATCTGACGACAGATAGTGGTACGGCTATGTTGCAGGCTCCATCGACAGATGGCAGCGAATGGTTATTAATTGAAATTCAGGGAACGAATGCTTCAATTACTAAAATGAAAACTGGAGAAATCGTATCAGTCACTCTCAAAAATTAA
- a CDS encoding MBL fold metallo-hydrolase: protein MELTILGAAREVTGSCYLFETDQVRFLVDCGMIQGGRDSFDRNREEFNFDPSKIDFVLLTHAHIDHSGLLPKLTSNGFSGPIYMTSATAELLAVMLPDSAHIQEMEIQQALKRKKQSAPPIYTMSDVSSCLQKIKPIHCDNWLNPHPSVLCRFRDAGHILGSAIIEIKLTEGSTTRKIVVSGDLGQPGRPILKDPTPIEEADILLIESTYGNRLHKDLLGTLEELAQIVDDTLYQKKGNVIIPAFAVGRTQEVIYYLHLLTKQGRLSHLDIFVDSPMATAVTEITKHNLRLFDEEALLLAEWYALGKNLPNLHFVDDVSESKKLQEIRSGAIIISASGMCNAGRIKHHLQNSLPRPECSILISGYQANGTLGRRLVNGDKKVRIYGEDIPVLASIHTLGGLSAHADQNALLGWVSKFNKPPARTFVIHGENIAANAFAERLQEQGLQNVIVPKLNERFIL from the coding sequence ATGGAATTAACTATTCTTGGTGCAGCACGTGAAGTAACAGGTTCCTGTTACCTTTTTGAAACGGATCAGGTTCGTTTTCTCGTAGATTGTGGAATGATCCAAGGTGGGCGTGATTCTTTCGACCGAAATCGTGAAGAATTTAATTTTGACCCAAGTAAGATCGATTTTGTTTTGCTGACTCATGCGCATATCGATCACAGCGGCCTTTTACCTAAACTGACTTCGAATGGATTTTCCGGACCTATTTACATGACATCTGCCACAGCAGAATTACTCGCCGTCATGCTGCCTGATAGTGCGCATATTCAGGAAATGGAAATACAGCAGGCTTTAAAAAGAAAAAAACAGTCAGCACCTCCAATTTATACAATGAGTGATGTCAGTAGCTGTTTACAAAAAATCAAACCGATACACTGTGACAATTGGCTCAATCCTCACCCTTCGGTGTTATGTCGCTTTCGAGATGCCGGCCACATACTGGGTTCTGCAATAATAGAAATCAAGCTAACTGAGGGCTCTACAACTCGAAAAATTGTTGTATCGGGCGATCTCGGACAGCCCGGGCGCCCTATTTTAAAGGATCCGACACCGATTGAAGAAGCTGATATTCTTTTAATTGAATCCACCTATGGCAACCGTCTACATAAAGATTTACTTGGTACGCTTGAAGAGTTAGCCCAGATAGTAGATGACACTTTATATCAAAAGAAAGGCAACGTAATCATACCCGCCTTCGCGGTGGGACGCACTCAGGAAGTAATTTATTATTTGCACCTGTTGACAAAACAGGGACGATTAAGCCACTTGGATATTTTTGTGGACTCACCAATGGCAACGGCAGTAACTGAAATTACAAAACATAATCTAAGACTTTTCGACGAGGAGGCCCTCCTTCTTGCGGAATGGTATGCTCTCGGGAAAAACCTCCCAAACCTGCATTTCGTGGACGATGTTTCAGAGTCTAAGAAGCTCCAAGAGATTCGCTCTGGCGCCATCATTATTTCTGCCAGTGGTATGTGTAACGCCGGACGAATAAAACATCATTTGCAAAACAGCCTGCCAAGGCCGGAGTGCAGTATATTAATTTCTGGATATCAGGCTAACGGTACATTGGGAAGACGACTGGTTAATGGGGATAAGAAAGTGCGAATATACGGTGAAGATATTCCGGTACTTGCTTCAATCCATACACTAGGTGGCCTTTCTGCTCATGCCGATCAAAATGCACTACTGGGTTGGGTAAGTAAATTTAATAAACCTCCAGCGCGTACGTTCGTGATTCATGGGGAAAATATTGCTGCGAACGCCTTTGCAGAACGATTGCAAGAACAAGGTCTTCAGAACGTAATAGTACCTAAACTCAACGAGAGATTTATATTATGA